A segment of the Chitinophagaceae bacterium genome:
GAAAATGGCAATGCAATTGAAAGTGCCAGAGCAGGTAACAATGATTGGCAAAATATACCCAATACAAAATTGATGATTATTGTAGAAAATAAAAGTGCTTGGAATAATATGACATCAGAGGAGCAAGGTAAATTTAAACAAGCTAATGGCTTTAAAGTAAGTTGGGGACCTTCGCCAATTGATAACTCATATAATCATCTATCTAAAGATAGTGCACAACTTTATACAAGTAAAGGATACGAACTACAAAAAGAAAATTTTAAATAATGGCAGCTATTTTTGATAATACAATTGAACTACCCAACTCAGCAATTAGAGAAAGAACTGAAAATCTTATTGGATTTGAAGCAAAATTCCAAAGAATTTACGGAAATCTAAAACTGCTTCTTGATCAGGAAGGGTTAATAGTATGGAGTAAAAAATATCATAAAAAAGAACTGCCTGTTATAAGCCAACTTACAGAAAGGTATCCCTTAATTATTCTTGCTGGTGATGCAGGAACTGGAAAAACTGTTTCTGCGGAAGCAATTGCGGATAGAATGGTAAGAGAGTTAAAGAAAGAAGGCTTTTTCCTTAAACTTAGTACAAGAGTTAGAGGTGAAGGTTTACATGGACAAATGGGAAATTTGGTGAATGATGCCTTTGCTGAAGTAAAAAAGCAAGCTGGTAAAAATCGGTTAGCATTTTTACTTATTGACGAAGCTGATGCTATTGCAACAACTCGTTCAACTACGCAAATGCACCAAGAGGAAAAAGCTGCTGTAAATACTCTTATTCAGAAAATTGATGAAATTAGAGAACTAAAAGGAAGAGCAATTATTTTTATGTCCACTAACCGGCTACATTTTATTGATGAAGCAATTGTAAGACGAGCTGCGGTAATTTTAGAATTTGAAAGACCAATTGAACAAGAGAGAAAAGATCTTTTCGAAAAAAGTCTTGTAGGGATTGAATTTTCTAAGAAAGAATTACAGGAGCTTGCAGATTTAACGAGCCCAGAGCGAAATAACGAAATTGGTCACTCATTTTCAGATATTCGTCTAAAAATTTTGCCCGAAGCTATTGCATCAAGTTTTCCAGATAACCCTTTGACATTTGAAATTTTATGCGAAACTATTAAAAATATTAAACCAAGCCCTAGAATTAAATGAAATATCTCTTACAAATAATAGCAGCAATAATTTTCATCGTTGTAGGAAAGAATTTTACAAGTGATGAATTAAGGCCGGAATTTGTAGGCAATGGTCTTATTTTATTGATAACCCTTATTTTCGTTGAATTAGGATACGATATATATAAGAACTGGAGGCGGTTAAAACTTGTGACTCATTGCTTCTATCTGGGGCTTCTGAATAAAACTATTCGTTTCTCAATGTCATATCAGTACAGAATAAAAGTAAACGATAAATATCTTTTAGTTAAAAATTCAAATTGGAGCCACTATCAGTTTGTAGGGGGTAAGTATAAGAGGCTAAAACAGACACAATCTTTTTTACAAAGAGAATTTGATGCAAGAGACGATTTTAAATTACAAACAACTGGATTAATGAAAGATGATTTTGCTCTGTTTATTCCAGCAAAAAAGGCAATCAAATTTATTGATTGGTTTAATACAGGAAAAGACAGAGAAATTTCTCATTGGAGAGAATTCTATGAGGAGCTAATTGATGGCAAAGCAAAAGTATTATTATCACAAAATTTCCCTTATGTAAACTATAGTTATATAGGAACAGTTATCACACCCATCAAAAAAACTCCAGGCTGGGATTGTTCTGAAATACTGCAATATGACGTTTTAGATTTAATCCCAACATCAGCTCAAAAAATTGAGTTAGAGAATCTTTTAGTACAAGGAGATACCGAATATATAAAATGGGCTGATGAAGAACTTATCAATTGCCTTGGGCATGATAACAGACAAAAAAATCTCTTTATAAAATTGGGCAGCATACAAAATGGGTCTTGAATATGAAATGGATTAGATAATTTGGAGATGTCGTAATAGATTTTTGAATAAATTGTTTCCTATATGAAAAAGCGAATTACAATTCCAAATAAAACTAAGGCATTACTTCAACAGGAAATTGATAGCAAATGCCCTGTATGCGACAGCTTAGATGTTGACCATTTTGAACTTCATCACATGGACGAAAATCCTGAGAATAATGAGCAAGCAAATCTTTTGATGCTATGCCCCATCTGTCATTCAAGAATTACAAAAGGTGATATATCACCACAAGAAGTAGCAGCAATTAAACAAACAATAACTTTAAAGGCGAAATTGAGAAGGTCTCCACAAGCAGCTAAGATTATAAAAATAAATGGTTCAGTTAATAACTCAACAATCGCAAATAATATTCAGGCCAGTAGAATAATAATCAATGGTAAAAAGCCTAAACTTAGTTATGCTGAAAACGCTATTGGGAATGATGCATTCAAAAAAATTATGTCAACCATTTAATTGACCGGTATATAACTTTTAGAGAATATGATTTGGGAAAAGGGAATGCCAATTATGCCGCTGTGCATGGTATGATAAAGAAAGAATTTAAAGCAAGTACCTTTCAAATCCCAATTGAACAGTTTCAATCGCTTAGTTTTTATTTGCAAAAAAGAATTGGAGAAACTAAACTTGGAAGAATTAATAAATCAAAAGGGTTAAAACTTTTTCAACATTTCAAGAATTTTGTAATCATCAATAGTGAGATTTATATACTTTACTTTGCTGCCATTCTAACTAACAGATGAAAGGATTGCGACACAACGATGCTGCCATGAAATACTAAAGCTGGTATCAAAAAAACTTACAAAAAATTTCTTTTCGGCTTCTACAATAGTTTGTAATTCCTTTTCACTCGGCAAATTCACCAAGTACTTGCTCACAAAAACCTGCTGCGGCAAACCCATAGTAGCATATTTAACCAAGGCTTCATTTTTGCCGCTGCATAAAATAATACCAATAGGTGGGTTATCGCCATTGTGGCTTTCGTTTTTTTATAATAGTTTAGGTACATATTCATTTGCCCGGCATCGGCATGGTCAAATTCGCCAATTTTTAAATCCAGTAAACAATGGCATTTTAAAATACGGTAATAAAACACCAGGTCAATGCGGTAATGCTTATTGTCAAACGTAATCCGGCGCTGCCGGTGTTCAAAACAAAAACCCCGGCCAAGTTCCAGCAAAAACTGCTGCAAGTTGGTAATAATGCGTTCTTCCAAATCGCTTTCGGAATAAGGGGCTTTATCTTCCAACCCCAGAAACTCCAGCAGGTAGGTGTTTCGGAATACAGCTTCGGGCAAGGGGTCGGTTTGTTTACTAAAGTCTCGCATAGTTGCGGCCTTATCAACACTTAGCCCAGTTCTTTCATATAACAGGCTTTCAATAGCCCGTTTTAAGGTTCGTACACTCCAATTATTTCGGATAGACTCCGCTTCGTAAAACTGTCTTTTTACCCCCTTTTCAGCCTTTAATAATTCTATAAAGTGGGAGAAGCTGAGTTGGGTAAGCAACTTGTTTAGTTGGGTTGTTTTCTGTGGGTCTGGTAATTCTGCAGACGCTGTCCGCAGAATTTCAGGCTGTTGAAAATCAATTAAATACGATTTTGCAGACAGTGTCTGCAAAATTTGAGGGTATGCACAGCAAAAATCCCTGCACAAGTAAAGATTACGTTCCTGTAGCGACTTTACTCCTTTTTCGGCAAGCCGTTTAGCAAGGGCTTTTATCAGTCCCTCACCATAAGTGGCACGGTCCTTCCCCAATAGTTCATACTCAGAAATATAGTACCCAATCAACCAGTTCTGCAGGGTAAGGGCAGTGTTTACCTGTTTCTGCGCCTGTGCAAGAAAATATTTATTGGTTTGCTGAATGGTGGTGGTTAATTGCTCCAGATTCTTCACGGTGTTCATACTGCTTCTTTTATTTGTTTAAAAAAGTGAGTTTTGGCTGAGTATGGCTTTTTATACTCAGCCAAAACCTGTGTTGATTTTTATAACCCCGGTCTTTTATCCCACAGTTTTTTAATCATGTGTGCCTTCTGCACCTGGTCAGCCTTAATGTATCTTCTGAATGCCTTTTCGGTTTTATGACCGCTGATGGCCATAATCAAATTTGTAGGTGTACCATCCAAAAATTCGTTGGTACAAAAACTGCGGCGACAGGTGTGAGAAGTAACCCATGCATACTTAGGTTTAATTTTCTCAGTAACACTGTTGCCTCGTTTGTGAGTTATTTTAATTTGCTCGTCAACGCCAGCCAATTTTGCTACTTCTTTAATGTAGTAGTTGAAATTTACATTGCTTACCTGTGGCATTTGCATTTTGTATTTTTCAATAAGGATATGCTTTGCGTCTTTCTTTAATGGTACTACAACTGTTGAAAGTGTTTTGGTTTGATTAACGTATAACATTCCATCTCTTACTTCTTCTGGTTTGATATCAGAGTAATCGCTAAAGCGAAAACCGGTTAGGCAACCCAATACAAATAAGTCACGGTATTTTTCTAACAGGGGTTGTTGCGATAAATTAAGATGATAAATGGCAGACAGTTCTTTCCAACTTAAATAAACAGCATCCACTTCTTCTTCCATCACTTTAAAAGCGCTTAAATCCATAAAGGGAATAACCTTTTTCCGCATTCTGTCTTTCAAAAATGATTTCAGGTGCTTGATAGTTTTACCAACACTATTTGCTTTTAATCCCTTAATTAAATCAATTCTTCTTACCTGCGGAATTTCATAAGTCAAGTAAAAAACAAAATCTTCATAAAACCGTGCATCAAATGAATCAAATGTGATGGGCTCATTTCTATATTCTTGAAACAATTGTAAATGCGCTTTCATTGCATTAATTACATTGAGGGTGCATTTTTTACAGAACCTCGTTTGGCTTTTGCATACTCATCAATATTCCAAAATACATCTAATGATTTCTTTTCATCACTCATTTGTTCAAAACCCCATTTACCATCCAGGGTGAAATTTTCTTTCAAGAACTTCATGGGGCATGTATTCTTTTGCTTTAAAGCATAGCTCACCATATCTTCTGCTTTGCGGAGTTTTTGGGTGAGGATGGATTGCAGTTTATCCACATTGCCAAACTGGAGTGGTAGCGTTTCATTAATCCGGTTTAGTCTTTTATTCCAGAATTGAGGAGGAATACCAACATCGGTGTTTAATAAAATTCTTTGTTCAGAATTGTGGCAATACTGCAGAAAAATTAATGCAGTTCCATCTTTACGAATTGCTCCTTTTTGATGATAAGTTTAATAGGCTGTCCCATAACTTTATTCTATTTTTATTCTATTAAAGGGCAGTCAGGGAGAGTAAGGTAGAAAGCCTTAAATTTCAAAACTGTTACAGTATTTTGAAAATCAAAGCCTTAAAATAAAGTTGAATAAGGTTAGATAAGATTAGGATTGTGGGAAATTGGATTCTTATTTCCCGTCCGGTCCGCTGAAAGAACTACAAACAGTTCAAAAGCCACTTAAAGCGCAAGTTTTAAGTGGCTTTTCTGCTTTTATACTGTAATTACAACCTAATACCTGCTATTCTAAAAGGGAGCAATCGAGGGAGCAAAGCAGATAAATATATTTGCTCCCGAATTGAAAAGAGAAACTGACAAAATAGCTGGTTGAGCTGATCACTAAAAAACCAGATACAGTTAACCGATTTTCAGTTTGCAATCCTACCTAACAAGCGCAAATAGTTGAGGTGCATTTAACCAATTTTTTCACAGTTAAATGTTCACCACATGTCCAATCAACCACAGACTTTCAGCATCCTTTTTCGGGTTGCTAAAGCAAGAACAAAAAATGGGAAAGCACCCATCTCTGTCCGTATTACTGTCAACGGGCAACGAGCAGAAATCTCTACACATCGAACCGTATCGCCATTTGAATGGGATGCAAAAAATCAACTCAGCACCGCAAAGGTTCTGAAGCAAAGAGTTGAATAACTTTCTTGCTGTTATAAAAGGCAAACTTGTTGGTTGTTATAGCAGGCTGTTATCTGCCAGCGAGTTTTGTTTCTGCTGAAGCAATTAAACGAGCTTATACCGGTGTTGTTGAAAAGCCCCGGATGCTGTTAGAGATCATTACGCAACACAACAAGGATATAGCAGCTTTAATCGGGCAGGAATATTCCCGTGCTACCTGGGTGAAATATGAAACTACCCGTAAGCATGTCAAAGACTTTCTGCAGCACAAATACAAACGTGCAGACATCAGTTTAAAGGAATTGAATATTGAATTTATCTCTGACTTCGATTTCTATCTCAAAACCCAAAAAAAGATTGATCTCAATACCAATGCGAAGTACATAAAGAATTTAAAGAAGATCATTAACGAATGTGTTGCAAAAGAACTGGTTACAGAAACATCCTTTCCTTGGATACAAGCTTAAAACAAAACAAACAGAGCGACCTTACCTTTCTGAAACTGAATTAAAAAATCTTGAAGCGAAAGAATTTACAATTGAGCGGCTCGCACATGTACGTGACATGTTTGTATTCAGTTGTTATACCGGGCTTGCTTTTATTGACGTATCTAATCTTACGAAAGATTCAATCACCATAGGGATTGATGGAGAAAGATGGATTTATACAAGCAGACAGAAAA
Coding sequences within it:
- a CDS encoding phage integrase SAM-like domain-containing protein, coding for MLVVIAGCYLPASFVSAEAIKRAYTGVVEKPRMLLEIITQHNKDIAALIGQEYSRATWVKYETTRKHVKDFLQHKYKRADISLKELNIEFISDFDFYLKTQKKIDLNTNAKYIKNLKKIINECVAKELVTETSFPWIQA
- a CDS encoding AAA family ATPase; protein product: MAAIFDNTIELPNSAIRERTENLIGFEAKFQRIYGNLKLLLDQEGLIVWSKKYHKKELPVISQLTERYPLIILAGDAGTGKTVSAEAIADRMVRELKKEGFFLKLSTRVRGEGLHGQMGNLVNDAFAEVKKQAGKNRLAFLLIDEADAIATTRSTTQMHQEEKAAVNTLIQKIDEIRELKGRAIIFMSTNRLHFIDEAIVRRAAVILEFERPIEQERKDLFEKSLVGIEFSKKELQELADLTSPERNNEIGHSFSDIRLKILPEAIASSFPDNPLTFEILCETIKNIKPSPRIK
- a CDS encoding HNH endonuclease, which encodes MKKRITIPNKTKALLQQEIDSKCPVCDSLDVDHFELHHMDENPENNEQANLLMLCPICHSRITKGDISPQEVAAIKQTITLKAKLRRSPQAAKIIKINGSVNNSTIANNIQASRIIINGKKPKLSYAENAIGNDAFKKIMSTI
- a CDS encoding tyrosine-type recombinase/integrase, with the protein product MKAHLQLFQEYRNEPITFDSFDARFYEDFVFYLTYEIPQVRRIDLIKGLKANSVGKTIKHLKSFLKDRMRKKVIPFMDLSAFKVMEEEVDAVYLSWKELSAIYHLNLSQQPLLEKYRDLFVLGCLTGFRFSDYSDIKPEEVRDGMLYVNQTKTLSTVVVPLKKDAKHILIEKYKMQMPQVSNVNFNYYIKEVAKLAGVDEQIKITHKRGNSVTEKIKPKYAWVTSHTCRRSFCTNEFLDGTPTNLIMAISGHKTEKAFRRYIKADQVQKAHMIKKLWDKRPGL